In the Micromonospora narathiwatensis genome, one interval contains:
- a CDS encoding MDR family MFS transporter, with the protein MSAPTATAEAAPMSRRQTLEALSGLLLVLFVAMLSSTVVSIALPKIIGALNGSQTQYTWVVTATLLTATASTPIWGKLADLFNKKLLIQIAIVVFLLGSVVAGFAQTAGQLIAARAFQGIGVGGLQALVQVAIAAMIPPRERGRYNGYLGGVMALATVGGPLLGGLIVDTSWLGWRWCFFVGVPVAVIALMLLQATLHLPTTRRENVKIDYLGASLIAAGVSLLLIWISFVDGSFAWLSWQTAAMVGGALLLLALATWVESRAAEPVVPLKIVRERTTALAILGSLAVGMAMFGGSVFLGQYFQIGRGYSPTEAGLLTIPMMAGVLLSSIVAGRLITASGRVKPYIVAGSIVLVAGFALLGTIDHETPLLLLGAAMFIVGVGVGMTMQNLVLAVQNTVPLKDIGAASSSVAFFRSLGGTIGVSVLGAILARRVTERITHDLAAAGIPTSGGGGGSTLNLGALPAPVQHIVRAAYGDATGHIFFISAAIAVVGIIAALLLRPVTLRSSLDLPDAARSAAVAADAVDGAPAFDQVTVDAPGREERSRR; encoded by the coding sequence ATGAGCGCACCCACCGCAACGGCCGAAGCCGCACCGATGAGCAGACGACAGACGCTCGAAGCACTCAGCGGCCTGCTGCTGGTGCTCTTCGTCGCGATGCTCAGCAGCACGGTCGTCTCGATCGCGCTGCCGAAGATCATCGGCGCGTTGAACGGCTCCCAGACGCAGTACACCTGGGTCGTCACCGCGACCCTGCTCACCGCCACCGCAAGCACCCCGATCTGGGGCAAACTGGCCGATCTGTTCAACAAGAAGCTGCTGATCCAGATCGCCATCGTCGTGTTCCTGCTCGGCTCGGTCGTCGCCGGCTTCGCGCAGACCGCCGGCCAGCTCATCGCCGCCCGCGCCTTCCAGGGCATCGGCGTCGGCGGACTCCAGGCCCTGGTCCAGGTCGCCATCGCGGCGATGATCCCGCCCCGCGAGCGGGGCCGCTACAACGGCTACCTGGGCGGCGTGATGGCCCTCGCGACGGTGGGTGGCCCGCTGCTCGGCGGTCTCATCGTCGACACGTCCTGGCTCGGCTGGCGCTGGTGCTTCTTCGTGGGCGTGCCGGTCGCCGTCATCGCGCTGATGCTGCTCCAGGCCACCCTGCACCTGCCCACCACGCGCCGGGAGAACGTCAAGATCGACTACCTCGGCGCGAGCCTGATCGCCGCCGGCGTCAGCCTGCTGCTGATCTGGATCTCGTTCGTCGACGGCTCCTTCGCCTGGCTCTCCTGGCAGACCGCCGCGATGGTCGGTGGCGCGCTGCTCCTGCTCGCCCTGGCGACCTGGGTCGAGTCGCGGGCCGCCGAGCCGGTCGTCCCCCTGAAGATCGTCCGCGAACGCACCACCGCGCTGGCCATCCTCGGCAGTCTCGCGGTCGGCATGGCCATGTTCGGCGGCTCCGTCTTCCTCGGCCAGTACTTCCAGATCGGCCGCGGCTACAGCCCCACGGAGGCCGGCCTGCTCACCATCCCGATGATGGCCGGCGTGCTGCTGTCGTCGATCGTCGCCGGGCGGCTGATCACCGCCAGCGGGCGGGTCAAGCCCTACATCGTCGCCGGCTCGATCGTCCTCGTCGCCGGGTTCGCCCTGCTCGGCACCATCGACCACGAGACCCCGCTCCTCCTGCTCGGCGCCGCCATGTTCATCGTCGGCGTCGGCGTCGGCATGACCATGCAGAACCTCGTGCTCGCCGTGCAGAACACCGTCCCGCTCAAGGACATCGGCGCGGCCAGTTCCAGCGTCGCGTTCTTCCGCTCCCTCGGCGGCACCATCGGCGTCTCGGTGCTCGGCGCCATCCTCGCCCGCCGGGTCACCGAGCGGATCACCCACGACCTCGCCGCCGCCGGCATCCCGACCTCCGGCGGCGGCGGTGGCAGCACGCTCAACCTCGGGGCGCTGCCGGCCCCGGTGCAGCACATCGTCCGCGCCGCGTACGGCGACGCCACCGGGCACATCTTCTTCATCTCGGCGGCCATCGCCGTCGTCGGTATCATCGCCGCGCTGCTGCTCAGGCCGGTCACCCTGCGGTCCAGCCTCGACCTGCCCGACGCCGCGCGGTCGGCCGCCGTCGCGGCGGACGCGGTCGACGGCGCGCCCGCCTTCGACCAGGTGACCGTCGACGCGCCGGGCCGGGAGGAACGCTCCCGCCGCTGA
- a CDS encoding zinc-dependent alcohol dehydrogenase, translating to MKANCWIAPNRVAVEDVPDPRILNPRDAVVRVTSSAICGSDLHLLDGFVPTMKRGDVLGHEFMGEIVELGEGVRDGLRVGDRVVVGFPIACGDCASCQRGLYSVCENSNPNAAMAELAMGHAPAGIFGYSHMMGGYAGGQAEYVRVPYADVGALKIEDDLPDEKVLFLSDVLPTGYMAAELCDIKPGDTVAVWGAGPVGQFAAASAYLLGAGSVIVIDRFPYRLRMARDKVGAETINYEETDVLDTLREMTAGRGPDACIDAVGMEGHHASAALHAYDRAKQAVKAETDRPHALREAILSCRNGGTISAIGAYGGFIDKFPMGSFMNRSLTMRSGQAHVQRYMRPLLERIRKGEIDPSFVITHTMRLEDTPQGYDVFKHKQDECVKVMLRP from the coding sequence ATGAAGGCAAACTGCTGGATCGCCCCGAACCGGGTCGCGGTCGAGGACGTCCCGGATCCGCGGATCCTCAACCCCCGCGACGCCGTCGTCCGGGTGACCTCGTCGGCGATCTGCGGATCCGACCTGCACCTGCTGGACGGCTTCGTTCCGACGATGAAGCGGGGTGACGTCCTCGGGCACGAGTTCATGGGCGAGATCGTGGAGCTCGGCGAGGGCGTGCGGGACGGGCTGCGGGTCGGTGACCGGGTCGTGGTCGGTTTCCCCATCGCGTGCGGCGACTGCGCCTCCTGCCAGCGTGGCCTCTACTCCGTCTGCGAGAACTCCAACCCCAACGCGGCGATGGCCGAGCTGGCCATGGGCCACGCCCCCGCCGGCATCTTCGGCTACTCGCACATGATGGGCGGGTACGCCGGTGGCCAGGCCGAGTACGTGCGGGTGCCGTACGCCGACGTCGGGGCCCTCAAGATCGAGGACGATCTGCCCGACGAGAAGGTGCTGTTCCTCTCCGACGTGCTGCCCACCGGCTACATGGCCGCGGAGCTGTGCGACATCAAGCCCGGCGACACCGTCGCGGTGTGGGGCGCCGGGCCGGTGGGGCAGTTCGCGGCCGCCAGCGCGTACCTGCTCGGCGCCGGCAGCGTGATCGTCATCGACCGGTTCCCGTACCGGCTCCGGATGGCCCGGGACAAGGTCGGCGCGGAGACGATCAACTACGAGGAAACCGACGTCCTGGACACGCTGCGCGAGATGACCGCCGGGCGGGGTCCGGACGCGTGCATCGACGCGGTCGGCATGGAGGGCCACCACGCGTCGGCGGCGCTGCACGCGTACGACCGGGCGAAGCAGGCGGTCAAGGCGGAGACGGACCGGCCGCACGCGCTGCGCGAGGCGATCCTCAGTTGTCGCAACGGCGGCACCATCTCGGCGATCGGGGCGTACGGCGGGTTCATCGACAAGTTCCCGATGGGCTCGTTCATGAACCGCTCGTTGACCATGCGCTCGGGGCAGGCGCACGTGCAGCGCTACATGCGGCCACTGCTGGAGCGGATCCGCAAGGGCGAGATCGACCCGAGCTTCGTCATCACACACACGATGCGGCTCGAGGACACGCCCCAGGGCTACGACGTCTTCAAGCACAAGCAGGACGAATGCGTCAAGGTGATGCTCAGGCCGTGA
- a CDS encoding SRPBCC family protein → MTARTTMGVRSATDALGIERATEDRVSEGLSRLLGWFSLGLGVTALAAGAQIGRLAGIDDSPAARAVLRAAGARELGHAATLLVPRRPGLGAWTRVAGDVMDLAATGQALRHRHGARRRRLTYLMAALAGITAVDLYVSARATRGRRGMTGSGRAYGSVTVNRTPQEAYRFWRDFENLPRFMYHVQSVRTTDGRRSQWIAKAPAGRSVRWEAEIVEERPNQLIRWRSVDGTRVPNSGAVRFAPIAGGTGTEVRVELEYAPPGRVLGALVARAFGEHPRQQIADDLRRFKQVIETGEIARSDGTPDGTSIHSQMKQRPARPLATSAAREGEAP, encoded by the coding sequence ATGACTGCAAGGACGACCATGGGGGTCCGCTCGGCAACCGACGCCCTGGGGATCGAGCGGGCGACCGAGGACCGCGTCTCGGAGGGGCTGTCCCGCCTGCTCGGCTGGTTCAGCCTCGGCCTGGGCGTGACCGCCCTCGCCGCCGGGGCCCAGATCGGCCGGCTGGCCGGCATCGACGACTCGCCCGCCGCCCGGGCGGTGCTGCGTGCCGCCGGCGCCCGCGAGTTGGGCCACGCCGCGACGCTGCTGGTTCCCCGCCGGCCCGGCCTCGGCGCGTGGACCCGAGTGGCCGGCGACGTGATGGACCTCGCCGCCACCGGCCAGGCGTTGCGTCACCGTCACGGCGCGCGCCGCCGCCGCCTGACGTACCTCATGGCCGCCCTCGCCGGGATCACCGCGGTCGACCTGTACGTCTCGGCGCGCGCGACGCGGGGGCGCCGGGGCATGACGGGCTCCGGCCGGGCGTACGGCTCGGTGACGGTCAACCGCACCCCGCAGGAGGCGTACCGCTTCTGGCGCGACTTCGAGAACCTGCCGCGGTTCATGTACCACGTGCAGTCGGTGCGGACGACGGACGGCCGCCGGTCTCAGTGGATCGCAAAGGCCCCCGCCGGCCGGAGCGTGCGGTGGGAGGCCGAGATCGTCGAGGAGCGGCCGAACCAGTTGATCCGGTGGCGTTCCGTCGACGGCACACGGGTGCCGAACTCCGGGGCCGTACGCTTCGCGCCGATCGCCGGCGGCACGGGCACCGAGGTACGGGTGGAGCTGGAGTACGCCCCGCCGGGGCGCGTGCTGGGCGCGCTGGTGGCCAGAGCGTTCGGGGAGCACCCGCGGCAACAGATCGCCGACGACCTGCGGCGGTTCAAGCAGGTCATCGAGACCGGCGAGATCGCTCGCTCGGACGGCACGCCCGACGGCACGAGCATCCACAGCCAGATGAAGCAACGTCCGGCCCGGCCGCTGGCGACGAGCGCGGCGCGTGAGGGAGAGGCACCATGA
- a CDS encoding type 1 glutamine amidotransferase domain-containing protein: MANAQQPMRGQRVAFLATDGVEDIEYARSRAAAEQAGAEAQLISIRSGEIQSMDHDITPANRYPVDRTVDQANPADYDALVLPGGTVNPDRLRMNPAAMDFVRAFFRQAKPVAAICHGPWSLVETGLVEGRTVTSYPSLRTDIVNAGGNWVDQQVQVDNGLVTSRRPGDLPAFCERMVEEFAERGRARQKVTA, from the coding sequence ATGGCCAACGCCCAGCAGCCAATGCGCGGCCAGCGGGTCGCCTTCCTCGCCACGGACGGGGTGGAGGACATCGAGTACGCGCGGTCCCGGGCCGCCGCGGAGCAGGCGGGTGCCGAGGCACAGTTGATCTCCATCAGGTCCGGCGAGATCCAGTCGATGGACCACGACATCACCCCGGCCAACCGCTATCCGGTGGACCGTACGGTGGACCAGGCGAATCCCGCCGACTATGACGCCCTGGTGCTGCCCGGCGGGACGGTCAACCCCGACCGGCTCCGGATGAACCCGGCGGCGATGGACTTCGTCCGGGCGTTCTTTCGGCAGGCCAAGCCGGTGGCGGCGATCTGCCACGGCCCGTGGTCGCTGGTCGAGACCGGCCTCGTCGAGGGGCGGACGGTCACCTCGTACCCGAGCCTGCGCACCGACATCGTCAATGCCGGCGGGAACTGGGTGGACCAGCAGGTCCAGGTCGACAACGGACTGGTCACCAGCCGCAGACCCGGCGACCTGCCGGCCTTCTGCGAGCGGATGGTCGAGGAGTTCGCCGAGCGTGGGCGCGCGCGCCAGAAGGTAACCGCCTGA
- a CDS encoding SDR family NAD(P)-dependent oxidoreductase, which yields MGARTFMVVGGTSGLGLAVARLLVEEHRVAVLGDVPDEVAAVSDDLECAGIVCDVASYDQVRAAFAEVVDRYGTVDGVAACASMWAGGDLADLSPQHIRRAVEINALGTTYVFKEALHHLRRQGFGNVVYVGAMAVTKARPGIPVYRATKSYGTSLVESLAEAQHSNRIKVMQLHPGPMPTRLQERVGDEFLDEISAGPEQVAVEVVRLLQLAPDDLYVSGERVLRADGRW from the coding sequence ATGGGCGCGAGAACTTTCATGGTGGTCGGCGGGACCAGCGGCCTCGGCCTGGCGGTCGCCCGCCTGCTCGTCGAGGAGCACCGGGTGGCCGTGCTCGGCGACGTGCCCGACGAGGTCGCCGCGGTGAGCGACGACCTGGAATGCGCCGGGATCGTCTGCGACGTCGCCTCCTACGACCAGGTGCGGGCGGCGTTCGCCGAGGTGGTCGACCGGTACGGCACCGTCGACGGCGTCGCCGCGTGCGCGTCGATGTGGGCGGGCGGTGACCTGGCGGACCTTTCCCCGCAACACATCCGCCGAGCCGTCGAGATCAACGCGCTCGGCACCACCTACGTGTTCAAGGAGGCGTTGCACCACCTGCGCCGGCAGGGCTTCGGCAACGTGGTGTACGTCGGCGCGATGGCGGTGACGAAGGCCCGCCCGGGCATCCCGGTCTACCGGGCCACCAAGAGCTATGGCACCAGCCTGGTGGAGTCGCTGGCGGAGGCGCAGCACAGCAACCGGATCAAGGTCATGCAGTTGCACCCGGGACCGATGCCCACCCGCCTGCAGGAGCGGGTGGGCGACGAGTTCCTTGACGAGATATCCGCCGGGCCCGAGCAGGTCGCCGTCGAGGTCGTACGGCTGCTCCAGCTTGCCCCCGACGACCTGTACGTCTCCGGGGAACGGGTGTTGCGGGCGGACGGGCGGTGGTGA
- a CDS encoding lytic polysaccharide monooxygenase, producing the protein MRRRIITVPLLTTGVVAATLAVATPAQAHGYVSSPPSRQALCAQNKVPDCGQIKYEPQSVEGPKGLRSCHAGLAQFAVLNDDGRNWPATSVGSTVTFTWINTARHATSNWEYWIGNTRVAVVDGGGRQPDATVSHTVNLGGFSGRQKLLAVWNIADTANAFYSCVDLQIGGGGGNPTPSPTPTTPAPSPTVSPTSSPAPGGTWTAGRAYQVGDQVTYNGLTYRCRQAHTALPGWEPPNVPALWLQI; encoded by the coding sequence ATGCGTCGAAGAATCATCACCGTCCCGCTCCTCACCACCGGCGTCGTCGCCGCCACCCTGGCCGTCGCCACGCCGGCCCAGGCCCACGGTTACGTCTCCTCGCCCCCCAGCCGTCAGGCGCTCTGCGCGCAGAACAAGGTCCCGGACTGCGGGCAGATCAAGTACGAGCCACAGAGCGTCGAGGGCCCGAAGGGCCTGCGCAGCTGCCACGCCGGGCTCGCCCAGTTCGCCGTCCTGAACGACGACGGTCGCAACTGGCCCGCCACCTCGGTCGGCAGCACGGTCACCTTCACCTGGATCAACACCGCCCGCCACGCCACCAGCAACTGGGAGTACTGGATCGGGAACACCCGGGTAGCCGTGGTCGACGGCGGTGGCCGCCAGCCCGACGCCACCGTGTCGCACACCGTCAACCTCGGCGGCTTCTCCGGCCGGCAGAAGCTGCTCGCGGTGTGGAACATCGCCGACACCGCGAACGCCTTCTACTCCTGTGTCGACCTGCAGATCGGCGGGGGCGGAGGCAACCCGACGCCCAGCCCGACCCCGACCACCCCGGCACCGAGCCCGACCGTGAGCCCGACCAGCTCACCCGCACCGGGCGGCACCTGGACCGCCGGGCGGGCCTACCAGGTCGGGGACCAGGTCACGTACAACGGCCTGACCTACCGCTGCCGCCAGGCGCACACCGCGCTCCCCGGTTGGGAACCGCCGAACGTGCCGGCGCTGTGGCTGCAGATCTGA
- a CDS encoding DUF305 domain-containing protein → MAADLTVRVRPRPACAAPVPTPGGRGGRTGHRLAAALLVVLLTATGCAGPPESPTAPTPPSGAAAETSASGIDVLFLSMMVAHTEQTLQIVRLGLDRTADPEIRTLIAAIEVTEADELSTMRGWLRDAGPSAMAAAARHDHSGHSDALAGLARLRAAPAGEVNRVLLDVLSAHQRTAAKLADAQLSAGTSARVRELARRVEQSRTAEVALMAKLATAPPSGP, encoded by the coding sequence GTGGCTGCAGATCTGACCGTACGGGTGCGGCCACGCCCCGCGTGCGCCGCACCCGTCCCCACGCCCGGCGGCCGGGGTGGCCGTACCGGTCACCGGCTGGCCGCCGCCCTGCTGGTGGTCCTGCTGACCGCCACCGGTTGCGCGGGCCCGCCGGAGTCCCCCACAGCCCCGACGCCCCCGTCCGGGGCGGCCGCCGAGACCTCGGCCAGCGGGATCGACGTGCTGTTCCTCTCGATGATGGTGGCGCACACCGAGCAGACCCTGCAGATCGTCCGGCTCGGGCTCGACCGCACCGCCGACCCGGAGATCCGGACGCTGATCGCGGCCATCGAGGTCACCGAGGCCGACGAACTGTCCACCATGCGTGGCTGGTTGCGCGACGCCGGACCCTCGGCCATGGCCGCCGCCGCCCGGCACGACCACTCCGGGCACAGCGACGCCCTCGCCGGGCTGGCCCGGCTGCGCGCGGCCCCGGCCGGCGAGGTGAACCGGGTGCTGCTCGACGTGCTCAGCGCACACCAGCGGACGGCGGCGAAACTCGCCGACGCGCAGCTGAGCGCCGGCACCAGCGCCCGGGTACGGGAACTGGCCCGGCGCGTCGAACAGTCGCGGACCGCGGAGGTCGCGCTGATGGCGAAGCTCGCCACCGCGCCGCCGTCCGGGCCGTGA
- a CDS encoding DHA2 family efflux MFS transporter permease subunit, which produces MTQQPVATSNKLDAAVLKVAGVVVLGAIMSILDVTVVSVAIPTFMREFDASYARVAWTMTAYTLALATVIPLSGWAADRFGTKRLYMTALALFTIGSGLCATADTIGELIAYRVLQGLGGGMLMPLGMTIMTRAAGPHRIGRLMAVLGIPMLLGPIGGPILGGWLIDAASWHWIFLINLPIGAVALVYAQLALPKDNPEPSESFDFLGMLMLSPGLALFLYGVSSLPEAGTISETKVWLPMLVGAVLVVSFVLYSFRPRHPLVDLRLFANRNLTIATVTLVVFIIAFMGAGLLFPSYFLQIRGESTLTAGLLMAPQGIGAMLTMPIAGMLADRVPVGRTVPFALLLIAAGFFTFTQLDADTSYWLLCGSLFVMGLGMGATMMPIMTSALKTLHAQEVARGSTLVNILQQIGGSVGAAVMSVLLTSELNGSRPIPGMTDPSGKPVTEAGLAIAAQQQPELLQQFPVPPGLIERGLDFAASSFSSVFWVAFLLVLLTFIPAAFLPRRRRPVLDGQQPEQPPTPVGIH; this is translated from the coding sequence GTGACCCAGCAACCTGTCGCGACTTCGAACAAACTCGACGCCGCGGTGCTCAAGGTGGCGGGAGTCGTGGTGCTCGGCGCGATCATGTCGATCCTCGACGTGACGGTCGTCAGCGTCGCGATACCGACGTTCATGCGGGAGTTCGACGCGTCCTACGCCCGCGTCGCATGGACCATGACCGCATACACGCTGGCGCTGGCCACGGTGATCCCGCTCAGCGGGTGGGCCGCGGACCGGTTCGGCACCAAGCGCCTCTACATGACCGCCCTGGCGCTGTTCACCATCGGCTCCGGGCTGTGCGCCACCGCCGACACGATCGGCGAGCTGATCGCCTACCGCGTCCTGCAGGGGCTCGGCGGCGGCATGCTCATGCCGCTGGGCATGACGATCATGACCCGGGCGGCCGGCCCGCACCGGATCGGCCGGCTGATGGCCGTCCTCGGCATCCCGATGCTGCTCGGACCGATCGGCGGCCCGATCCTCGGCGGCTGGCTGATCGACGCCGCGAGCTGGCACTGGATCTTCCTGATCAACCTGCCGATCGGCGCCGTCGCGCTCGTCTACGCGCAGCTGGCGCTGCCGAAGGACAACCCCGAGCCGTCGGAGTCGTTCGACTTCCTCGGCATGCTGATGCTCTCGCCCGGGCTGGCCCTGTTCCTCTACGGCGTCTCGTCGCTGCCCGAGGCCGGCACGATCTCCGAGACCAAGGTGTGGCTGCCGATGCTGGTCGGCGCCGTGCTCGTGGTGAGCTTCGTCCTCTACTCGTTCCGGCCCCGGCACCCGCTGGTCGACCTGCGGCTGTTCGCCAACCGCAACCTGACCATCGCGACGGTCACCCTGGTCGTGTTCATCATCGCCTTCATGGGCGCCGGCCTGCTGTTCCCGAGCTACTTCCTGCAGATCCGAGGCGAGTCGACGCTGACCGCGGGCCTGCTGATGGCCCCGCAGGGCATCGGCGCGATGCTCACCATGCCGATCGCCGGGATGCTCGCCGACCGGGTCCCGGTCGGCCGCACGGTGCCGTTCGCGCTGCTGCTCATCGCCGCCGGCTTCTTCACCTTCACCCAGCTCGACGCGGACACCTCGTACTGGCTGCTCTGCGGCTCGCTGTTCGTGATGGGCCTGGGCATGGGCGCGACGATGATGCCGATCATGACCTCGGCGCTGAAGACCCTGCACGCCCAGGAGGTGGCCCGCGGCTCCACGCTGGTCAACATCCTCCAGCAGATCGGCGGTTCGGTCGGCGCCGCGGTGATGTCGGTGCTCCTGACCAGCGAGCTGAACGGCTCCCGGCCGATCCCCGGCATGACGGACCCGAGCGGCAAGCCGGTCACCGAGGCGGGGCTGGCCATCGCCGCGCAGCAGCAACCGGAGCTCCTCCAGCAGTTCCCGGTGCCGCCGGGGCTCATCGAGCGTGGCCTCGACTTCGCGGCCAGCTCCTTCTCCTCGGTGTTCTGGGTGGCGTTCCTGCTCGTACTGCTCACCTTCATCCCGGCCGCGTTCCTGCCCCGCCGGCGCCGGCCGGTGCTCGACGGCCAGCAGCCGGAGCAGCCGCCGACCCCCGTCGGCATCCACTGA
- a CDS encoding erythromycin esterase family protein: protein MGLLPTRPRLLALGEPTHGEDVLLDVRNDLFRQLVEREGYRTIALESDCLMGLLVDDYVTSGAGTLDEVMERGLSHGFGASAANRELVRWMRAYNDGRPVSERLRFAGFDGPLEITGAASPRQALTALHAYLTAWVDADLLPCTTETLDRLLGVGDRWTNSAAMMDPSQSVGQTPQAKQLRLLADDLVALLDTQTPHLIAASSPDAWDRARMYGRTATGLLRYHFWMADTSPSRITRLCALRDSMMAANLLAIAERGPALVHAHNGHLQRDKSTMRMGGRPVEWWSAGAIVSAQLGEGYAVMATALGTIRHHGVRTPPPDTVEGLLYALPEDRYVVDARRLAAIVGDVTPVPRVSPWFGYSPLDPAHLASNDAIVFVKDAPAGQAWWPVA from the coding sequence ATGGGGTTGCTCCCGACCCGGCCGCGGCTGCTCGCCCTGGGTGAGCCCACCCACGGCGAGGACGTTCTGCTCGACGTACGCAACGATCTCTTCCGGCAACTCGTCGAGCGGGAGGGCTACCGGACGATCGCGCTCGAGAGCGACTGCCTGATGGGCCTGCTCGTGGACGACTACGTCACCTCGGGCGCGGGCACCCTCGACGAGGTCATGGAGCGCGGCCTCAGCCACGGGTTCGGCGCGTCCGCGGCCAACCGCGAACTCGTGCGCTGGATGCGCGCGTACAACGACGGCCGGCCCGTGTCGGAGCGGCTGCGCTTCGCCGGTTTCGACGGCCCGCTGGAGATCACCGGCGCCGCGAGTCCCCGGCAGGCCCTCACCGCACTACACGCCTACCTCACCGCCTGGGTCGACGCCGACCTGCTTCCCTGCACGACGGAAACGCTCGACCGCCTGCTCGGCGTCGGCGACCGCTGGACCAACTCCGCCGCGATGATGGACCCGTCCCAGTCCGTGGGGCAGACGCCCCAGGCCAAACAACTGCGGCTGCTCGCCGACGACCTGGTGGCCCTGCTTGACACGCAGACGCCACACCTGATCGCGGCGTCCTCGCCGGACGCTTGGGACCGGGCACGCATGTACGGCCGTACCGCCACCGGGCTGCTGCGATACCACTTCTGGATGGCCGACACGTCACCGAGCCGCATCACACGGCTGTGCGCGTTGCGGGATTCGATGATGGCCGCCAACCTGCTCGCCATCGCCGAGCGGGGCCCGGCGCTGGTGCACGCCCACAACGGGCATCTCCAGCGGGACAAGAGCACGATGCGGATGGGCGGCCGGCCGGTGGAATGGTGGAGCGCGGGGGCGATCGTCAGCGCCCAACTCGGCGAGGGGTACGCCGTCATGGCCACAGCCCTCGGCACGATCCGCCACCACGGTGTGCGGACCCCGCCCCCGGACACCGTCGAGGGGCTCCTGTACGCGCTCCCGGAGGACCGATACGTCGTCGACGCCCGCCGGCTGGCCGCCATCGTCGGCGACGTGACGCCCGTTCCCCGCGTGTCCCCCTGGTTCGGCTACTCCCCGCTGGACCCGGCCCACCTGGCGAGCAATGACGCGATCGTGTTCGTCAAGGACGCCCCGGCGGGGCAAGCGTGGTGGCCGGTGGCGTGA
- a CDS encoding DUF6236 family protein encodes MLYYPFSNAPLPVLYQAVLYWDDLATVVASGWQNRVNDRMREVHDAGLYRPIEPYEDFEPIEIGAIEAELNHALDSMPLDDLMPPSSNIDERTNILHLEKIHGSVADELRRHRLVREVPGAPWRLIGSPALVHVVVSVVAEQIARQANERVGFTSEIGLRPHTDMSIAHRLGLEPISGQMATPGWRVDIGQLLPVPAGDVMLSDLLRFRKDYDHERRRMMRAIDDLLMQLSHGQHPADVFRSVKQELAEATEELHAAAGARWKVWSRRAIGVTVATGGAYVGGAASGTSGAITAGLAVLSGVMINVATDTIRGTQAGDSGWQRYRYLHRVQRKLGAIAGGRLR; translated from the coding sequence ATGCTGTATTATCCGTTCTCCAACGCGCCATTGCCTGTTCTCTATCAAGCGGTCCTGTATTGGGACGACCTCGCTACGGTCGTTGCGTCTGGCTGGCAGAACCGGGTCAACGATCGGATGCGTGAGGTCCACGATGCCGGGCTATATCGGCCGATCGAGCCATACGAAGATTTCGAGCCTATCGAAATCGGGGCAATCGAGGCTGAGCTAAACCATGCACTGGACAGCATGCCACTCGATGATCTTATGCCGCCGAGTAGCAACATTGACGAGCGCACGAACATCCTTCATTTAGAGAAGATTCATGGATCGGTCGCGGATGAGTTGCGGCGACACCGGTTGGTCCGTGAGGTCCCTGGTGCGCCGTGGCGCCTCATCGGTTCGCCTGCATTGGTCCACGTTGTCGTTAGTGTCGTCGCGGAGCAGATCGCCAGGCAGGCAAATGAACGGGTCGGGTTCACCTCGGAGATCGGTCTACGTCCGCACACGGATATGAGCATCGCGCACCGGCTCGGCCTAGAGCCGATATCCGGCCAGATGGCAACTCCAGGTTGGCGCGTTGATATTGGCCAGCTGTTGCCGGTACCAGCAGGCGATGTCATGCTGAGCGACCTCTTGCGCTTCCGCAAGGACTACGACCACGAGCGACGGCGGATGATGCGAGCCATCGACGACCTGCTGATGCAGCTATCCCATGGGCAACATCCCGCGGATGTTTTTCGGTCCGTCAAGCAGGAGCTTGCTGAGGCAACAGAGGAGCTGCATGCCGCAGCCGGGGCAAGATGGAAAGTTTGGAGTAGGCGCGCGATCGGGGTAACGGTGGCGACGGGAGGCGCGTATGTGGGAGGTGCGGCGTCAGGTACTAGCGGTGCGATTACGGCCGGCTTGGCTGTCCTTAGTGGAGTGATGATCAACGTCGCAACGGACACTATTCGTGGCACCCAGGCTGGCGACAGTGGGTGGCAGCGGTACCGGTACCTGCACCGCGTACAGCGAAAATTGGGGGCAATCGCAGGCGGCAGGTTACGGTGA